One part of the Vespula pensylvanica isolate Volc-1 chromosome 18, ASM1446617v1, whole genome shotgun sequence genome encodes these proteins:
- the LOC122635450 gene encoding uncharacterized protein LOC122635450, with translation MSYGKLLLAFGIWMIFTSEGQTEGWLDGLNMDLNKFQQDIQQGVENLQYNIQKSVEKSIADVTKYTDSVQEAIKKGEFKSFATDGSTIITNGPGTIVTKGLGTSRVITSGYLSNGQPYSYDVEDKVIGRTLYHTERYYNNTNGGVDVIAYTLDLDDPKAKPVPFKPHP, from the exons ATGTCATATGGAAAATTACTACTTGCGTTTGGAATTTGGATGATATT CACGAGCGAGGGTCAAACAGAAGGCTGGTTGGACGGATTAAACatggatttaaataaatttcaacagGATATACAACAGGGTGTAGAAAATcttcaatataatatacaaaaaagcGTGGAAAAGTCGATAGCCGACGTAACAAAGTATACTGATTCTGTTCAGGAGGCAATTAAAAAAG gaGAATTCAAAAGTTTCGCAACCGACGGTAGTACGATTATTACGAATGGTCCTGGTACGATTGTAACAAAGGGTCTTGGTACATCAAGGGTCATCACGTCAGGATATCTTTCTAACGGTCAACCATACTCATACGATGTTGAGGATAAAGTGATAGGTAGAACTCTTTATCACACCGAaagatattacaataatacgAACGGTGGAGTAGACGTAATCGCTTATACTTTAGACCTTGATGATCCTAAAGCTAAACCCGTCCCGTTTAAGCCACATCCGTAA
- the LOC122635448 gene encoding venom protease isoform X2, with translation MSITKKILGTASLTMLLFVFQSNHCFLVDQTNVTDPNTESTDALFVNKDIQNKRDIDRRGYSEEKIYEISQACLTPTNKEGQCKQIGECVLDDVRSNTSQFFNNMCILNRTQIGICCPNKSLSTSSLSLVESLAGPLPSIASFYSEKENNPDDRKARGHRGCGTNTKSGTRIVGGRPADPREWPWMAALLRKDAIQYCGGVLITDRHVLTAAHCVQKFKPRDILIRLGEYDFTKSNETRALDFAVTEIRIHRDFDSATYENDIAIIKIQRPTTFNSYIWPICLPPIDQTFERKTAIVTGWGTQYYGGPASTILMEVTVPIWPQEMCIKSFTQRITKATMCAGAYKGGRDACQGDSGGPLVHQLGNGRWVNVGIVSWGIRCGEPGHPGIYTRVNFYLDWIFANAVF, from the exons ATGTCGATTACTAAGAAGATCCTCGGTACGGCATCATTAACGATGCTTCTATTCGTATTTCAAAGCAATCACTGCTTTCTTGTCGATCAAACAAATGTTACGG ATCCGAATACAGAATCGACCGATgcattatttgtaaataaagatattcaaaataaacgTGACATAGATCGTCGAGGCTATTCCGAAGAAAAG atatacgaAATCTCTCAAGCTTGCTTGACTCCGACCAACAAGGAAGGTCAGTGTAAACAAATCGGAGAATGCGTGCTCGAcgacgttcgatcgaatactagtcaatttttcaataatatgtGCATTCTCAATCGAAC GCAAATAGGAATTTGTTGTCCGAACAAGTCACTAAGTACATCGAGTTTGTCGCTCGTGGAAAGTCTGGCTGGACCATTACCTTCTATAGCAAGTTTTTACAGCGAAAAGGAGAATAATccag ACGATAGAAAAGCCAGAGGACACAGAGGATGTGGAACGAACACAAAGAGTGGTACGAGAATCGTAGGTGGACGACCGGCTGATCCTCGGGAATGGCCTTGGATGGCAGCGTTACTTAGAAAAGACGCGATTCAGTATTGCGGAGGTGTTCTCATCACCGATAGACACGTATTAACAGCTGCCCATTGCGTTCAGAA ATTCAAGCCACGTGACATCCTCATTAGATTGGGTGAATATGACTTTACGAAATCAAACGAAACCAGAGCTTTAGACTTTGCGGTTACAGAAATAAGAATCCATAGAGATTTCGATTCAGCCACGTACGAGAATGACATCGCTATTATCAAGATACAACGACCCACTACCTTCAACAGTTATATTTGGCCTATATGTTTGCCACCTATCGATCAGACATTTGAAAGGAAAACAGCGATTGTTACAG GTTGGGGGACACAATATTATGGTGGACCAGCCAGTACCATTCTTATGGAGGTTACAGTACCGATATGGCCTCAAGAAATGTGCATTAAGAGCTTTACTCAACGTATCACGAAGGCTACCATGTGCGCAGGCGCTTACAAAGGAGGTCGTGACGCTTGTCAG GGAGACTCTGGTGGTCCTTTGGTTCATCAACTCGGGAATGGCAGATGGGTGAATGTTGGAATCGTTTCCTGGGGTATTCGTTGTGGTGAACCTGGCCATCCTGGAATTTACACTCGCGTAAACTTTTATCTCGATTGGATATTCGCGAATGCCGTGTTTTAA
- the LOC122635448 gene encoding venom protease isoform X1, with protein MSITKKILGTASLTMLLFVFQSNHCFLVDQTNVTDPNTESTDALFVNKDIQNKRDIDRRGYSEEKIYEISQACLTPTNKEGQCKQIGECVLDDVRSNTSQFFNNMCILNRTQIGICCPNKSLSTSSLSLVESLAGPLPSIASFYSEKENNPDIDDRKARGHRGCGTNTKSGTRIVGGRPADPREWPWMAALLRKDAIQYCGGVLITDRHVLTAAHCVQKFKPRDILIRLGEYDFTKSNETRALDFAVTEIRIHRDFDSATYENDIAIIKIQRPTTFNSYIWPICLPPIDQTFERKTAIVTGWGTQYYGGPASTILMEVTVPIWPQEMCIKSFTQRITKATMCAGAYKGGRDACQGDSGGPLVHQLGNGRWVNVGIVSWGIRCGEPGHPGIYTRVNFYLDWIFANAVF; from the exons ATGTCGATTACTAAGAAGATCCTCGGTACGGCATCATTAACGATGCTTCTATTCGTATTTCAAAGCAATCACTGCTTTCTTGTCGATCAAACAAATGTTACGG ATCCGAATACAGAATCGACCGATgcattatttgtaaataaagatattcaaaataaacgTGACATAGATCGTCGAGGCTATTCCGAAGAAAAG atatacgaAATCTCTCAAGCTTGCTTGACTCCGACCAACAAGGAAGGTCAGTGTAAACAAATCGGAGAATGCGTGCTCGAcgacgttcgatcgaatactagtcaatttttcaataatatgtGCATTCTCAATCGAAC GCAAATAGGAATTTGTTGTCCGAACAAGTCACTAAGTACATCGAGTTTGTCGCTCGTGGAAAGTCTGGCTGGACCATTACCTTCTATAGCAAGTTTTTACAGCGAAAAGGAGAATAATccag atATAGACGATAGAAAAGCCAGAGGACACAGAGGATGTGGAACGAACACAAAGAGTGGTACGAGAATCGTAGGTGGACGACCGGCTGATCCTCGGGAATGGCCTTGGATGGCAGCGTTACTTAGAAAAGACGCGATTCAGTATTGCGGAGGTGTTCTCATCACCGATAGACACGTATTAACAGCTGCCCATTGCGTTCAGAA ATTCAAGCCACGTGACATCCTCATTAGATTGGGTGAATATGACTTTACGAAATCAAACGAAACCAGAGCTTTAGACTTTGCGGTTACAGAAATAAGAATCCATAGAGATTTCGATTCAGCCACGTACGAGAATGACATCGCTATTATCAAGATACAACGACCCACTACCTTCAACAGTTATATTTGGCCTATATGTTTGCCACCTATCGATCAGACATTTGAAAGGAAAACAGCGATTGTTACAG GTTGGGGGACACAATATTATGGTGGACCAGCCAGTACCATTCTTATGGAGGTTACAGTACCGATATGGCCTCAAGAAATGTGCATTAAGAGCTTTACTCAACGTATCACGAAGGCTACCATGTGCGCAGGCGCTTACAAAGGAGGTCGTGACGCTTGTCAG GGAGACTCTGGTGGTCCTTTGGTTCATCAACTCGGGAATGGCAGATGGGTGAATGTTGGAATCGTTTCCTGGGGTATTCGTTGTGGTGAACCTGGCCATCCTGGAATTTACACTCGCGTAAACTTTTATCTCGATTGGATATTCGCGAATGCCGTGTTTTAA